One segment of Desmodus rotundus isolate HL8 chromosome 6, HLdesRot8A.1, whole genome shotgun sequence DNA contains the following:
- the SOSTDC1 gene encoding sclerostin domain-containing protein 1, whose product MLPPAIHFYLIPLACILMKSCLAFKNDATEILYSHVVKPVPAHPSSNSTMNQARNGGRHFSNTGLDRNTRVQVGCRELRSTKYISDGQCTSISPLKELVCAGECLPLPLLPNWIGGGYGTKYWSRRSSQEWRCVNDKTRTQRIQLQCQDGSTRTYKITVVTACKCKRYTRQHNESSHNFESMSPAEPAQHHRERKRASKPSKHSMS is encoded by the exons ATGCTTCCTCCTGCCATTCATTTCTATCTCATTCCCCTTGCGTGCATCCTCATGAAAAGctgtttggcttttaaaaatgatgcCACAGAAATCCTTTATTCACATGTGGTTAAACCTGTTCCAGCACACCCCAGCAGCAACAGCACGATGAATCAAGCCAGAAATGGAGGCAGGCATTTCAGTAACACTGGACTGGATCGGAACA CTCGGGTTCAAGTGGGTTGCCGAGAACTGCGTTCCACCAAATACATCTCTGATGGCCAGTGCACCAGCATCAGCCCTCTGAAGGAGCTGGTGTGCGCGGGTGAGTGCTTGCCCTTGCCGCTGCTCCCCAACTGGATCGGAGGAGGCTATGGAACAAAGTACTGGAGCAGGAGGAGCTCCCAGGAGTGGAGGTGTGTCAATGACAAAACGCGTACCCAGAGAATCCAGCTGCAGTGCCAAGATGGCAGCACGCGCACCTACAAAATAACCGTGGTCACCGCCTGCAAGTGCAAGAGGTACACTCGGCAGCACAATGAGTCCAGTCATAACTTCGAGAGCATGTCGCCTGCCGAGCCAGCCCAGCATCACAGAGAGCGGAAAAGAGCCAGCAAACCCAGCAAGCACAGCATGAGTTAG